A single window of Nematostella vectensis chromosome 4, jaNemVect1.1, whole genome shotgun sequence DNA harbors:
- the LOC5504279 gene encoding coiled-coil domain-containing protein 86: MASSKNDVKNVKIPRGKPKSGRVWKSEKKKKSTVINVKPLHSSWKKKQKDRLQLKLLKSYEKELKDNARNAKEERRKRTMEKQKRREENERKSQVVQVIKNTSKIKKMKKKQLRYIENR, translated from the exons ATGGCGTCGTCAaaaaatgatgtaaaaaacGTAAAAATACCCCGAGGAAAGCCTAAATCCGGACGAGTTTGGAAAAGCGAGAAAAAGAA GAAGTCCACTGTGATTAATGTCAAACCACTCCACTCATCatggaagaaaaaacagaaagACAGACTGCAACTGAAATTATTGAAATCTTATGAAAAAGAGCTTAAAGACAATGCAAGAAATGCCAAGGAG GAAAGAAGGAAACGGACTATGGAAAAGCAAAAGAGGAGAGAGGAGAATGAAAGAAAGTCCCAAGTAGTCCAAGTG ATTAAAAACACTTCTAAAATCAAAAAGATGAAGAAGAAGCAGCTGAGATACATagaaaatagatag